The window CTCCAATTCTAATGGCCACTGCTTGTGCTCCCACCGCACCAGGACTAGGCATCGGGGCTATATTCTGTCCACATAATTAATAACTAACTATTAAACTCTCGTATACATGAACCGaaaaaattagaatatataacatatcataaaGCCTTAATTATTAGCTTAAGTGTTTGGTTCAGTTGGTTTCTTAATATGGTATTAGAGATAAAGTACCCCAcattcaagtggaatattttgcACTAAGTATGAGCTAGGAGGTTCTGTGTTGCATCCATGCTTTTAATCCAAAGAGCTCTCGTGTGAAGGtacgtgttagaatatataaatgTCTTGGAACCTTAACTATCAACTTAActttttgttgaattgattccTTACATGTACAATACTTAGACATGCTAACACCAATATTTTTagtacattttttaaaaatatatgagaAATGCTTACCATGAAACTTATGTTCTTAGCAATGAAGTTGGAACCAAAAACTTGAACTGAGCCACTATAAAAAGTGCCATGTGAAGAGTTGGCCGTATCATTCCATACAATGGCGGTAGAGGCGTATCCCTGCCCTTGGAAGGTGATGTTTGCCTTGTTTTTTGCCACCGTCACCTTTTCACTACTCATTGCATACAATATATGTACCATGTTATGCTTATAACTTTTACCACTTTGTTTACCCATATCATGAAAAAAGCTCATTtgcaaatattaatttaatgttaTGTTTTAgaacaataattttattttgaaatttagaaATGTCTTAAATTTAGTGTctgataaataagaaattttaaatttggatttattttatttcaccattattttaaaagtagttaaagttaagaatttgaaaataactttccaaacattattatttaaaatcatTCTCAAATTCCACATTTATGAtttcctaattaaattaaatcgataatttaaaataattacttattctCAAACAAAACTTAGGTCGCCTATATATACTCCCATCTAGTTAAAGTTTGTGAGCCTAATATATGTAAGTTTGCCCTTGTATAAATATAAAGGTTGTTTTCGATAAGCTTTAATAACAACTATTATTTACGACTTcacataattaattaagttttcaAAAGTGCATATGATTTAATAATAGAGTATAAGTTAATTTACTACGGTCTGATATAATCAGAAATTGAAGAACTATGATGTATTTGGCTCCATAAATAACGATCACCTACTATTTATAGTAGTATCAAAAGAGCTAGAGAAATTGAAACTTACTAGTACAAGCCAGAGTTGATCCATATAACGATTCTTTTTAGGCTAAGAACTGGGGCTGCATCAACAGCAGATTGTACCGTTGTAAAATTACAACATCCCTTACTATCAACACATAATATTGATGTTGTATTCGTATCTGCTGGAGGAAAATCAGGTGGGAAATCATCACATATATTCACTTTtgcatttttatcatttttgtgaccatgatgatgacgatgatgatgatgatgatgatgatgatgatgatgatgatgagagcTTGAGAGTAATGAATTATTGATGATAGTTTTGAAGGATGATGAGATTGGGTAATTAGTGGATGTTAGGGATAAAACAATGGCAATTAACAAGATAAATGATGCATATTTGAGATTAACCATTttgtgttaattaattaataatgtacATGAAATAATAATTGATGGGAAAATTGAATGGAAATTAGTTATATAGAGATGCACTTGAAGTGCAAGCATAAATGACATGCCTTACAAATTACTCATATATTGCAAGTTTATATACGTAAAAGAATTTCTAAGCTACATATTAACAATAACCTGTAAGCTAAATCTGTTTCTTCTGTTAATTAGTTTATAGTCTTaactataattaatttaatctcAGCTTGaatattaatgtatattttcttATGTTTGATTCCAATTCTTCATTTTTCCTTGGCTCATCTTGGAGTAGACCAAAGGGAGAGATGTATGGCAGTATGAGATTATGTAGGAACTTTTTAATTTGTagccactttttttttttttttttttttaactatacACTTCTCAACTTAAAAACTCtcgaaaattataatttgaacATTTTAGCAACCAACCCACACAGCACACATAGGCAACGAGACCCTTAGTATTAGTTTAGGAAAAACTGaacaaaataaacttttttttaaaaaaattccgaCATAAGCATTTTCGTATCCAAGCTTAAGATCAAGTTTtattcactgttactaacaacgaaaaagagaaatttttttaactttgttcgttattactaacaacgaacaaaataGAGATAATGTCATAGCGTttgtaaagataaaaaaataaattacttgttGTTCACCGTTGATAACAGTGAACTAACATTTGTTGCTTTTTCTCGTCGCTCCAACGTTATGATTGTCTCTCTTTTATTCGTTATTTAtacgtttttagtaataatgaACAAAGTAAAAGAAAGATTGTTCACTTTTAGTACCAGGGAACAAAAGCTGACTTTAGTCTCGAACAAGaaaacgcttattttgaaaattaaattttttcgaAGTTTATTTgggaattttttaaaaaaaaaaattattttattcaaattttcttacCTTTTGCTAATTTTCCTTGGCCCCTTTAAGGTTCAGGAAAGACCCTGCTATAAATAGGACTTGTATTCTTTGCTAGTTTCCATAGAAAATCAACCTTAGGTCCTTAGCCTATATCACAAACAAAGCTGCTAAATATTTTGCACCTTGGCCCAAATCATTTTCTTAGAATCTAATACCAACCAAAAACAAAAGTGCATTTGCTTTGGAGTCTATACGGCATAATTGTTGACTGTCCAATTGAATGTATGGACTAATTTGCTAGCTGATATGATATTTATTTAAGCCTGATGCTATTGAgatgtttaaaaaaattaatttttgatcgTCGTCAatatattagagaaaaaataggTCAAAAAGTCAAATGTCAATGAAAAAACTATCAACACATTCTTGGTTTTACtttaaaagtcaaaattttaactacacaaaagttatttaccaatactttttaattttttgattaataaaaagcCAAAGTCAAAAACCTaccaaagaaaaaataaaaaaacttttacaaACGCACCACAAAACTAAATTTAACTAGtattaaaacaaatattgaCCGTATATTTGCTCCAATAGCTACTCATTTTCCTCCAAAATGgttgtgattttcaatttttttaaaaattcacgtGGTAATTCTGAGGTTTTGGATTTTTCACGTAATAATCAAAACATTTTAAAATCTACGCGGTAACCCCGATGTTTGCCAAATTGTTCCACCATGACTTTAGCAAATCTTAATGTCAAAGCTTGAAGGTTGGTATAACTATCATAAATTtcatcagtttcaaccttttccccCAAATCATAAACTCAAACTCTACCTTCTTTCATTCAAATTACATTTCACCTCCATAAtgtaatttgaatgaaaaaagatagagttagggtttatgattTTGGagaaaaggttgaaactgatgaAATTGGTAATAATTAGTTATATAAATAGGGATACATCAACCATCAAGCTTCGATATTAATGTTTGGTACAAAAAGGTCACAGTAGAACttcagggttaccacgtggatttttaaaaaattttgattacCACGTGAAAAATCCAAAATCTTAGGATTAACATGtgaaatttttcatttttttatttctttatgcATCAATCTTAACGCTTAAGTAGATAGTAGATATAATGGTATGTTCTTCGCTATCTTTGTAAGAATACAGAtggaacaaaaaaataaaaaaaggaaacaTTTTGATACAAGACAATGGGGTAAAATCACCAAGAAGCCATTAAAACAAATGATGAAAATTCATTTGAAACTAAAAAAGCATATAGCTAAATTCTAAAGGAgtgttttcaaaaatattttttcaattagaGCTGAATATTTTAAGATCGAATTAAGGTTGAGtctaaattaataaagatttgggtcattaaaattaaaatttaatttagaatTCGGATAAAAATTGGaataattaatgtaatacttaaaaaattataaatatttaactttttatacgTTATATTAGTGATTCTAActtcaaactaaatatattctctaactattaattaattttacgaGACGCTTTTAGGAAAACCATTAATCCTATTAATCTGGACTAATTCTAtgtttcaataataaataatatgagCTATCCATTTCTTGCAAGTTGCTAAGTAGGGTCTATAAATTTAGACTTGAACATTGCAAATGGGTTGTTACATTCAATAAGTTGTAACGGAACTATTCtagttgttttataaattataatcaaaatgaataagtattttttgttgaaaaataGACAAATCCTAACCAACTTGATAGTTGATACTACTCAatttgtctcataaaattttgtttcactgtttttttaatttgtcttttttaaGTTTGCCTTAATTCTATTTTAGACCCAAAGTTTATTATCcatgtttcttttttaattctcatttatatatttaacttatattgTATTTCTCATAtacatttttttcactttttcataaaatatcatttacctgtttttcttaaattttccaGCAATACAAATGGGGcaattttcatgaaataaaGAGTaccttaatttttaattgttgctACCTCTACTTTTCCTATTAATTGAAAAtgattgttttaaaaaaaatactacagTTACTTTTGTTAGAGACTGTCTTTTAAAGAGACGATCTCAAAACAAGAATCTCGTATTcgtattttctctttaatttgtattaactGAGCTATCTAATCCGTATATCTAATGTGTTTCTCGGAGAGACAGTAATTTGTGAAAATCAtaagtaaaaaacaaaattatgtaTGCTTAAAAAATCACCTAAAAAATCCTAATTCAGAGCCTAGTAAATTTGGGCCGTGTAATAATGCTGAAAGGGATGCATTTTGGCCTTTATAAGGTTGATGAAAGGCTAACATTAATCCACCTTCAAATTTGTGGATTGTTGATTAGAATGAAGGTTACTAAACGACAAATATAATAAATGCAAATTAAGTAATATAAGCCCGTCTAGCTCAGTTGGTAGAGCGCAAGGCTCTTAACCTTGTGGTCGTGGGTTCGAGCCCCACGGTGGGCGTTTTTTTGGTctttatgcatttttttttttaacttttgagCAAAATATTTGCACAAACTAATCTATAATTTGAAAGACTTTGATAATAAATTCTAcaagaatccaaaaaaaaattgcCATATAAACTTTAGCCTTTACCTTTCAAAACATCAACTCTTATTTAGTTGTAATGTATATATGTTTTtacatcaaaataatttaatttaatttaatctaATGCTTCTGTAAATAATCCAAAAAATGCTTCTGTAAATAATCCAAAAAATGCTTCTATAAATAACCCAATAAAATGCTTCTGTAAGTAATGAAAAAAATGCTTTTACTAAAGTTAAAGTCCACCGAGTTTCATAATCATCCTATTTATAAACTCAAATGTTTCTATAAAACCGTCTTATCGTAAGACAAGTCTTATATTTGTgttaaataatcaataatagaaatttttcGTTTATGGCTCTCTTATTTtaaggtcgtctcaccgtgaaatGATCTAACGAGCTGATTTataaatatttgtataaattgGTTTTGCCTTGaagtttttaaaatgtttttgatATCATCTAAAACAACTTTCACTAGAAATTCTCTCCTATTTAAACTTTGTTTCATGTGAATCTTAGTTCTTGCATTAACTAAATAGATTGTAAAATAAATGTCCATGTGAATCTTAATTCTTAATATGGATTAACTAAATAGATTGTAAAATGAATTTCGTTGAAGatgtatatattaattaaaataaaaaatttggccCCACCTAATAGAATAATTGTTTTTTAAGAGATTGTCGCACTTTTTAGTCCGCTAATTTaactttacaatatttttattttagatagtgTTATGActagttattttaattttaatttatacattTTATCTGTTTCTCTACCCATTAATCTTAttcatacaatttaattttcTCTATTAATATTTTGAGGTTTATTTTCTTTAGTAGGGAGTGAATAATTGTTTAGATACACTTGAGAAAGAAGAGTTGGGCATTAGGATCAATGAATTTAGGACAATGAAAAAGGCTTTTAGTTTGTAGATTTACAAAAATCAAGAAACTCCTTTGCGTGCAAATGCAACTTATTACTCTCATACAGTCCTATGTCGTTATTTGATTGAGTTGAAGAAGGACATACATTTCTTCTGCCATCATAAATCTCAAATTTCTATAAAGATTTAGCCTCCCACTGCACCACCCTTCTTTATACTCACCTCAAAACAATGCCAACAATAACTATATATCTTTTCAATTCATGACTCCTATAACTGGTTTCATGAATCGAATCTTGATCGTGAGATGAaagtgtcaaggaaccaactcaatcaaaagtttaaacttatggttgaagccccatgATCTATTACATACTCTTACACGGTCCATCACACGAGAGCTCATTaggttagaagtgtggatgtgcATACTTCCATTTAAATGAGGGGtagttgagattcaaaccttTGATCTCTTGTcacattggcttctgataccctgtcaaggaaccaactcaaccaaaagccaGTAAATGTTATGTATTCAACAGAAAGCGGAGGGTGATAATTTTAGGCATAATGTTAAGTGTCTAATTGCATTTAGCtagcatttatatttttttagaattataAGGTATGGTAGGTTGAGAGGAGGAGGAGGGCGAGGGCGAGGGCGGGGATCACATACCCTCTTATATATTAGctacattaatttatattattttttatttagtcaAGTTATATTTCTTTTAGACTCGACTTTTTTAAAAAGGTGAAATAAATAGGGCCTCATAAGTTAGTGTATTTTTGCTCCGCTTCTAATAAAATAGAAAGTCTTAAAATACTAAGTCAATTCATGATCTTACATTAACGAATTGTTTTATTGTCGacataaaacaacaataaaaatttaatgtaatataattagaaaaattatcaaataagatttataattatgcaTCCACTACTCACAAATAAGAACTTCATTACCATAGTCCATAAGTATGACATCACATCTAATGAATTAATTACACCAAAATTCATTCTCATTCTCATATAAGACGACAAAAAAAATCCGATATATTATATagtcattgttaataaaaaccacaaatatatggcaatgattattttattttattaattaagacAATACCACATCTATCCAAATACTATTTAATATAGGCAACTTCCAAGGTTTGATCTAAAGGGGTGTTTAAACATTTATATTCACACACTTAGCTTTTTATGATAATAAAGCAATGTCAACCTCCAAAAAGAATGAATTGAATAAAAAGTAATTGTAAGGCCAAATTATGTAATTGCAAAATGTCGATTTTAGCCAACACATTGTTTTATCATTTAGCCACCAAACAAACCACTAATTGACAAATATTACacctttattttctttattaattttcttcatAACCTCCTATTTTCCTAGTCCCCACGAGTAGTAGGATGTTTAATTACTTACCaacctttatatattttttcattttaaaaattacaataatttttataaccCATACTCTTAAGTCATTGGGTGGTGTcttttttcataataaaagtataatCTAAATACAATtccttttttcccttttttatattatattatatctttctaattaatatctttaaagattataaaatgtttagaaaaaagaaatgaattattttaatggaaatAGCATAGAACTAATTAGAGATTCTggcattttaatatatataatcaaagagcccaatttcaaaaattttaatattttatattcaaagtgttatttttaatatttaaaatgatgtgttaaatcttaaacaattatattaattattttgagtATAAAACAAGATgctttaattaatttagtttagtTTGTTTAGGCTAATGTGTAAATGTCTTACAATCAAACAAATCTTAAAGGGGAATTTGTGTATTTTAATGTGAAATTCTTTGTTTTAAAGAATCCAACCGtgcaaaattttgattttacatAATCACAATATATATTTAGACATGATGGTTGGATTTTAGGTAGGATTCCTgccaaataaaatataataaaaatattcaaggTTGGAGCttaatttagcaaattaaaaatCTGTACGATATATGAGTTAGCATGCATGGATGCATGTGCAACGAAGATAGTGATGACTTTTGTATTGAATTATTTGGTCGTAGGACTCTTATTTATGGGCATTGCCTTCACATTGATTAGTTTCAAGTCATTTTTTGCTATGGTCCTAATTCATGTTTCCTACTTGCATGTGATCGGTACTGATAGTAAGACTTGCTCTCTCTGTTATTTAAATTTACtgcaaaatttttgaaatttaatctTATTGTAATTTAACGTTATACaacaaatataacaaaataataataaagtatccttttattattttaatcacaTACGttgttatatataaaatacatcatgattaatatataataaaaattgacaattattgataaaattaaacttagtactaccatttctttttttttttttacaagatTTCATATACAATTAAGTCTAGTAAAATATCAACTTTCAACCTCTTGCCTCAAGCCATCATAATCATTGAATATATTTGTAAAGTAAGACTATTTtattatccatatatatataagtccacttttctattttattttatctatcgTTAAATATTTGTTTATTCATCTTCACAGAATTACCAATTATGGTCAAAACTGCCATGAAAAATCCATTTTTTAGgattttttaattaacttatggtaaaaaaaaataatatttaccttatctagaatcaaaataaaaaaaattgtcctACTTTCGCTGTGCTTAAAATTTGctacaaaatatttaaaaattaattatattataatttatatttgtgAGCAATTACTTTATTGATAATCGATAAAaactcaaagaaaaaaaaatcgatCGAACTCAAAAGCAACAAAacctaattaaaaaattttattaggttgggtttgaaaacaaatatttcatttcaaattgtagattttaattatgaattcATTAAAGAGGAATTTTAGAATGACAAGGTTAGGAAAGTCATTCTAAAATCGTCCTTATCCACTTTTAAAACATTAGTGAATTTGactcaaatccaaatttaaaatttcttttatttgtcaaatactaaatttaaattaaatttatatttttaaataaatttaaaattctcaAACATAGTATTATAGTTTTTACGGGTCTAaagaataattttatataaaaaataataaaaagttgaagAGTCAACgctttaacaataataaaattacaaaaggtTCAAAGAGAGAAAGTGAAATGTGAGGAGCATGATCCCTCGATCACATGAAACGTGCCCATTTGATATGACATCACTTAGACTGATCATCACCTGATTTCGATTAAtctaatctttattttttaaattaattttttcctGGTTTATTATGAtcatgttttttaaaaatttcatagTAGCTAATATTACTAGCTTATAAATTGAATTATTGATATTGTGTAGTCAATTCTATATACTCTAGAGCAATGTACTTACAAGTGCTTTGTGatcattttttgttattttgtatttgGTAGTATTACACCATCCTATTATTTAAGATAAATTTGAGAAAACGAAATAAAAGCCCtttttaacatttataaatccctataattaatatatgtatttatatatacaaaaagtaTTTTTTGAGAGTACAATTGTGACGCATATCAATTGACTTAACATTTCTAAATATATAAGGAAAATTGCAATGACATTAAGTATATActgaaataattcaaaaaaccATATACCCAAGATTTGAATATTTAACACAATTGGTacacaaaaataacaaaataacaaCGGTATAAATGCGTTAATTCTGCATTCAAGAAGAGATATTTGAGGCTTTGTCAAGCAATAATAACATGTAAATTATGACTTTCTTTGATATTGGAAGATAAATAGATTGGactaattaaattatgtgaataaCTATTAAATCTgataaattaattcatttagcTCAGAGCGGATCTCTTAGTTAATAATGTTAACCGACAATTTTCAACTTATACACAAAATCATATACCTAGAGATATTAATAGATGTACGGGTCAAGTTGGTAGGAGTTTTGCTATATGATAGTATTGGCCCAGTTGAGACCTTATTAAggacatttttaaaaatattatcgatattttattgatttgttcTATATCCGCCACTAATTTAGCCGACCTTAATTTTTTGATACTAAGATACTAACATTGTTgctttttaaaaaacttaaaattgcagtgcattactttattttattgcaATAAAGATGGTATAATTAGCTAATTATGATTCAAGAAAATCACTACTAAAAAGTCACCATGTATAAAGGCCAAAAAGATGAGATCCAGGTGTATCAAGTTTGTTAGATCCTCAGAGTGTAAGCCTCCAAGTAATACAACGCCAAGTTAATTGAAAAGGTAGTGACTAGTGAGGAATTTTCTTGTTGGAACGGAAAATACTCTTATCCACAAAAGGTTCATACCCCTTTGTTCTTGATTGATTGAatatttgaagttttttttaaaaaaatatcaaaaattctTGTGTCCGTGTGAATTATAATGaaatacacaataaaatattattttattagataataaatttagtagaaaatatatgataatgattataatttgttgatttatctgtttaattttaaaatactttatTTTTGTTAGCCTATTATTAATTGTGCCAATAGGTTATACAATATATATGGTCATATGGGATGTtttgcaaaatattttattggataattttaacttattttgatataaaataaagtttggCAGTCAAAGTATTAaatgctaatgtttggtaaattagttggttGATAAAACAACCTATTGTTGtaaataatttgtttttgaacaagtcgCCTAGCAGTAGATTTAAAATCAGAGAGAAACACAAGGGTCAATAGAGTAGGTTTTGTTTAATTTGGAGCACTCAGGATGCAACTATAAAATTGATATAGTGAACCATAAAAATCATGTATAAATGTTTTACATTCAGCTTTCACTTAGTTTCTCTTGCAATTATGTTTTTCTGCAATCACTATTAACAATTCTTAAAGTATTATTTTAAccacattaaataaataaaaattacattcaTCGAATCATTTTCAATACTACAACATTCAATTCTTTAACATAAGAAAAATGATATTAATTCACAACTCGAATATGTATAAGAAACTTTGAGAATGATTTTTGGAGGGATTTGAGGGATGGGAGAGAAACTTGATGATAAATAATGGGAAAATCTCATGTTTTTAATGATACGGAATGAGAATGGTACTTATAATCTCAACTCATCCAAAACCCATGACCCTATCATTTCATG of the Amaranthus tricolor cultivar Red isolate AtriRed21 chromosome 6, ASM2621246v1, whole genome shotgun sequence genome contains:
- the LOC130815157 gene encoding probable pectinesterase 8 — translated: MVNLKYASFILLIAIVLSLTSTNYPISSSFKTIINNSLLSSSHHHHHHHHHHHHHRHHHGHKNDKNAKVNICDDFPPDFPPADTNTTSILCVDSKGCCNFTTVQSAVDAAPVLSLKRIVIWINSGLYYEKVTVAKNKANITFQGQGYASTAIVWNDTANSSHGTFYSGSVQVFGSNFIAKNISFMNIAPMPSPGAVGAQAVAIRIGGDQAAFWGCGFFGAQDTLHDDRGRHYFKDCYIQGSIDFIFGNGRSFYENCAMVSIASPVPAGQKYINGVVTASGRASQDENSGFVFYNCSIGGTGRIWLGRAWRSYSRVLYAYTSMSDIIAPEGWNDFNNPNNDQTVFYGEYMCSGAGANSNARVAYVQKLNDTTVAPFLNLSYIEADQWLENYTTNLILHSPTHSLTY